The proteins below come from a single Mus musculus strain C57BL/6J chromosome 5, GRCm38.p6 C57BL/6J genomic window:
- the Stx2 gene encoding syntaxin-2 isoform d precursor (isoform d precursor is encoded by transcript variant 4), whose product MISHLSILLQCFAIGCHRLCLLLDGTQGEMVNNIERNVVNSVDYVEHAKEETKKAIKYQSKARRKKWIIAAVAVAVIAVLALIIGLSVGK is encoded by the exons ATGATAAGTCACCTGTCCATCCTTCTCCAATGCTTTGCTATTGGCTGCCACAGACTCTGTCTCCTCCTGGACGGGACCCAG GGTGAAATGGTCAACAACATCGAGAGAAATGTGGTGAACTCTGTAGATTACGTGGAACATGCCAAGGAAGAGACGAAGAAAGCCATCAAATACCAGAGCAAGGCCAGGCGG AAAAAGTGGATAATTGCTGCTGTGGCGGTGGCTGTCATTGCCGTCCTGGCTCTAATCATTGGCTTGTCGGTTGGCAAATGA